In Comamonas koreensis, the genomic stretch CTGGCGGGCGCATGAAAGCGCACATCCCGCTGCGACACTCATTGACAGCCGCTCTTTTCCCGCGCCCCCGCTCCTATGCCGTCAGCTTCAACGCCGCCCACCAGCACTCCCTCCAGCGCCGACGCGCTCTGGTACGCCCCCGCGCAACTGCTGCGCTTGTTTGGCAGCAGCCCCGTTGCCATGGCCTACTGGGGCCGTGACCAGCGCCTGCGCCTGGCCACGCCGCAGTGGTGCGAATGGTTTGGTGTGCCCACCACCGGCATCGTCGGCCAGCAGCTCGATGAAGCGCTGCCCCCCGACTTTGCCCAGCAGCACCACGCGGCGCTGCAGGCCGCCACCCAGGGCCTGCGCCAGCAGTTCGACACGTGCAAGACCGATGCCCATGGCCAGGTCGCCTGGCGCCGCATCAGCCTCTCGCCCCACCTCTGGCCCGGGCCGGCAGGCAGCAAAACCGCCCAGGGCGTGCTGATGCTGATGCAGGACTGCAGCGCCGAATACGCCAATGCGGCGCAAGCGGATGACCTGCGCGCGCAACTGGCCGCGCTGTCGTCCACCGACCTGGAGCGCACCGAGGAGAAAAGCGAGCTGCTCAAGCTGCGCACCTTGCTGGACTGGCGCACCGCCATGCTCACCGAGCACAGCGAAATGCTGCAGCTGCTCTCGCATGAGATCCGCCAGCCGCTCAACAACGCCTCGGCCGCGATGCAGGCCACCATGTCGGCCATTGCCGAGCTGCAGCTGAGCCAGACCACGCCGGCCACCAAGGCCTTGCTGCGCGCCGAGCATGTGCTCCAGCAGGTCATCGGCACCCTGGACAACACCCTGGCCGCCGGCACTATTCTTGCCGTGGGCGGGCGCGCTGGCGCCTCGTCCGATACCGATCTGCCCACCCTGGTCAACCTGGTGCTGCACGACATCGCTGCCGATGCCCGCCCGCGCATCCAGGTGGTCTGGGATGCCGAGGCGCGCACGGTGCAGCTGCACCCGGCGCTGATGCGGCTGACCATCCGCAACCTGCTCAACAACGCGCTCAACTACGCGTCGGTCGACAGCCCCGTGCTGCTGCGCCTGGCCGATTCGGACGACCCGCTGGCGCTGATCATCGAGGTGATCGACGAAGGCCCGGGCATCCCCGACAGCCTGCGCCCGCGCCTGTTCGAGAAAGGCACGCGCGGCACCGAGCACCGCCACCGGGCGGGTGCCGGGCTGGGTCTGTTCATCGTGCGCTCGGTGGTGCAGTTGCACCAGGGCACGGTGCAGGCCTTGCCGCGCCAGCCAAACGGCACCATCATGCGTATCGAGTTGCCCCAAGGGCTGGATGATTAGCCAGCCACGCGATGGCCACCGGCCGCTTGCCCCTGCAGAAGCTGGCACCGCGCTTCTCAGGACTTTTCACCGACTGCACCATTTCACGGAACCACCATGCTCCCCGCCACGCTCGCCCTGGTCGACGACGACCCCGAATACAGCGAATTTCTGGCCCAACACTTGCGCAACCAGGGCGTGCAGGTACAGGTTTACAACGACAGCAGCGACCTGCTGGCCGATATCGAGCCCTACCGTTTTGACTTCTATGTGCTGGACCTGATGCTGCCCGGCGTCAACGGCACCGAGCTGCTGCGCATTCTGCGCAAGCGCAACCAGGCGGGCGTGCTGATCGTCTCGGGACGGCTGGGCCCCGAGGTGTTTGCCGAGGTCATCAATGCCGGCGCCGACATGTACCTGA encodes the following:
- a CDS encoding PAS domain-containing sensor histidine kinase → MPSASTPPTSTPSSADALWYAPAQLLRLFGSSPVAMAYWGRDQRLRLATPQWCEWFGVPTTGIVGQQLDEALPPDFAQQHHAALQAATQGLRQQFDTCKTDAHGQVAWRRISLSPHLWPGPAGSKTAQGVLMLMQDCSAEYANAAQADDLRAQLAALSSTDLERTEEKSELLKLRTLLDWRTAMLTEHSEMLQLLSHEIRQPLNNASAAMQATMSAIAELQLSQTTPATKALLRAEHVLQQVIGTLDNTLAAGTILAVGGRAGASSDTDLPTLVNLVLHDIAADARPRIQVVWDAEARTVQLHPALMRLTIRNLLNNALNYASVDSPVLLRLADSDDPLALIIEVIDEGPGIPDSLRPRLFEKGTRGTEHRHRAGAGLGLFIVRSVVQLHQGTVQALPRQPNGTIMRIELPQGLDD